A genomic stretch from uncultured Pseudodesulfovibrio sp. includes:
- a CDS encoding co-chaperone GroES, with protein MGLKPLHDRVIVKRKEEEEKTAGGIYIPDSAKEKPQNGVVMAAGPECKTVQDGDIILFAKYAGSEFSMDGEELIIMREDDILGVFA; from the coding sequence ATGGGTTTGAAACCATTGCACGACCGCGTCATCGTCAAGAGAAAGGAAGAAGAGGAAAAAACCGCCGGGGGCATCTATATCCCTGATTCTGCCAAGGAAAAGCCGCAGAACGGCGTTGTCATGGCAGCCGGTCCCGAATGCAAGACCGTTCAGGACGGCGACATTATCCTGTTCGCCAAATACGCTGGAAGCGAATTTTCCATGGACGGCGAAGAGCTTATCATCATGCGTGAAGACGACATCCTCGGCGTATTCGCATAA
- a CDS encoding N-acetylneuraminate synthase family protein translates to MKQIQSVTLRSGVTIGKGHPCFIVAEIGNNHQGEYDIAQRMIDEAAAAGVQGVKFQKRDNEALLTREGRAAPYTGPNSFGPTYGEHRNALELSIEQMGRLKEYSESKGLVFFASAWDEPSLEQIVDLDVELLKISSAELVNVPLVRKYAATGIPIILSTGMSGLEDIDVAMAEIRHYHDKVILLHCNSTYPCPEEQIGLPVMEALIERYDVPVGYSGHEKGIGPSIGAAALGACVVERHFTLDKTLKGTDHQASLEPQELASMVTMVREVEKAIQVKGKVVFPDEQAASKKLRKCIVFSRDLPAGHMLSEADLTTRCPRVGVSPVHWDEVLGAVLNRSVKHEEPVQWDILSLSEVEVVGVASS, encoded by the coding sequence ATGAAACAGATTCAGTCCGTCACACTTCGTTCAGGCGTCACCATTGGTAAGGGTCATCCCTGCTTTATCGTCGCAGAGATCGGCAATAATCATCAGGGTGAATATGACATCGCACAAAGAATGATCGATGAAGCCGCCGCTGCTGGTGTGCAGGGTGTTAAGTTCCAGAAAAGGGACAACGAGGCCTTGCTGACACGCGAGGGCAGGGCGGCTCCCTATACCGGCCCCAACAGTTTTGGCCCGACGTACGGGGAACATCGTAATGCTTTGGAGCTTTCCATCGAGCAGATGGGACGCCTCAAGGAATACAGCGAGTCGAAAGGACTGGTCTTTTTCGCTTCGGCCTGGGATGAGCCTAGCCTGGAGCAAATTGTCGATCTGGATGTGGAACTGCTCAAGATCAGCTCTGCCGAGCTGGTCAACGTACCGCTGGTGCGAAAATATGCCGCCACGGGGATTCCGATTATTCTTTCTACTGGCATGAGCGGTCTTGAAGACATTGACGTGGCCATGGCGGAAATTCGTCATTATCATGATAAGGTAATACTGTTGCATTGCAACTCCACGTATCCCTGCCCGGAAGAACAAATAGGCTTGCCTGTCATGGAAGCGCTTATTGAGCGTTATGATGTCCCGGTAGGATATTCCGGCCATGAAAAGGGCATCGGTCCCAGTATAGGAGCAGCCGCTCTGGGGGCATGCGTCGTAGAGCGACATTTCACCTTGGATAAAACCCTCAAGGGGACGGATCATCAAGCCTCGCTTGAGCCGCAGGAATTGGCTTCCATGGTGACCATGGTTCGTGAAGTCGAAAAAGCCATCCAGGTCAAGGGTAAGGTCGTGTTCCCTGATGAGCAGGCTGCATCCAAAAAATTGAGAAAATGCATTGTGTTCTCAAGAGATCTTCCTGCGGGGCATATGCTTTCAGAAGCGGATCTGACCACTCGCTGCCCACGGGTTGGCGTGTCGCCGGTCCATTGGGACGAGGTGCTGGGAGCGGTTCTCAATCGTTCAGTCAAGCACGAGGAGCCGGTACAATGGGATATTTTGAGTCTCTCAGAGGTTGAAGTGGTCGGAGTCGCTTCGTCTTGA
- a CDS encoding long-chain fatty acid--CoA ligase, whose protein sequence is MEHLNRPWLKAYDPDVPPTLDYDKIPLFRFLDRAAHKWPKRKAIVFKNWSITYAKLKVQSEIFAANLKAAGIRKGDRVALMLPNLPQTIIAFWGVLRAGAVGVMTNPLYMETEIVHQFNDAGVRCCITLDLLWPKLNKLRDSIPVERFFITTIGEGLKFPLSTLYKLQAKKNGSSPKIPYDGKHIFPFKTLTKGRDKFTDERVDHQDTALLQYTGGTTGVAKGCILTHFNISANMQQCHAMMHTLGKKKETFLGILPYFHIYGLTTCLAWPTSLGATLAPFPRYVPLDVLKGINKLKPTVFPGAPSLYISLLQQKDIDKYDLKSIEVCVSGSAPMPVEYMEQFKKRSGTSITEGYGLTEASPVTHFNPLEGTSKIGSIGLPFPDTDAKIVDMEVGGDPLPPGKRGELVVRGPQIMKGYYNRPDATADVLRNDWLYTGDIATMDEEGYFFIVDRKKDLIISGGYNIYPREIDEVLHSHPKIKEAVSVGIPHETRGEIVKAYVIAQPGEELSRNDVIAYCREKLANYKVPRKVEFRKDLPKTMVGKVLRRALRDEEIAKAESKKTLKKAKKEAANAE, encoded by the coding sequence ATGGAGCATTTAAATCGCCCCTGGCTCAAGGCGTACGACCCCGACGTACCACCAACCCTGGATTACGACAAAATTCCCTTGTTCCGTTTTCTGGACAGAGCTGCACACAAATGGCCAAAACGTAAAGCCATTGTTTTCAAGAACTGGTCGATCACATATGCCAAGCTCAAGGTTCAGAGCGAAATTTTCGCGGCCAATCTCAAAGCTGCCGGAATACGCAAGGGAGATCGGGTTGCCCTGATGCTCCCCAACCTGCCCCAGACTATTATCGCCTTTTGGGGCGTCCTCCGAGCAGGAGCCGTCGGCGTCATGACCAACCCGCTCTACATGGAAACCGAGATTGTTCATCAGTTCAACGATGCCGGAGTTCGTTGCTGTATCACTCTGGATCTGCTCTGGCCCAAACTGAACAAATTGCGGGATTCAATCCCGGTTGAGCGTTTTTTCATCACCACTATCGGCGAGGGATTGAAGTTTCCCCTGAGCACTCTTTATAAACTCCAGGCTAAAAAGAACGGTTCCTCACCCAAGATTCCCTACGACGGAAAACACATTTTTCCCTTCAAGACGTTGACGAAAGGACGCGACAAATTCACCGACGAGAGGGTGGATCATCAGGACACAGCCCTGTTACAATACACAGGCGGAACAACGGGCGTCGCCAAGGGATGTATCCTGACCCACTTCAACATCAGCGCGAACATGCAGCAATGTCACGCCATGATGCACACGCTGGGCAAAAAGAAGGAAACGTTTCTCGGCATCCTCCCCTATTTCCATATATATGGCCTGACCACCTGCTTAGCATGGCCCACCAGCCTGGGAGCGACCCTGGCCCCGTTCCCGCGCTATGTCCCCCTTGATGTCCTGAAAGGTATCAACAAACTCAAACCAACCGTATTCCCAGGCGCACCGTCGCTCTATATTTCCCTGCTCCAGCAAAAAGACATCGACAAATACGACCTGAAATCCATTGAAGTGTGCGTATCCGGCTCCGCGCCCATGCCTGTAGAGTACATGGAACAATTCAAGAAGCGGTCCGGCACATCCATTACCGAGGGGTACGGGCTGACCGAAGCCTCCCCTGTCACGCACTTCAACCCGTTGGAAGGTACGAGTAAAATCGGCTCCATCGGGTTGCCGTTCCCTGACACGGACGCCAAAATCGTCGACATGGAAGTGGGTGGAGACCCGCTGCCTCCGGGGAAACGGGGTGAACTCGTTGTCCGGGGTCCACAGATCATGAAAGGATACTACAATCGTCCGGATGCGACAGCCGATGTGCTGCGAAACGACTGGTTGTACACCGGCGACATCGCAACAATGGATGAAGAAGGGTACTTCTTCATCGTGGACCGCAAAAAGGATCTGATCATTTCCGGCGGCTACAACATATATCCTCGCGAAATCGACGAAGTCCTACACTCCCACCCCAAGATCAAAGAAGCCGTATCTGTGGGCATCCCCCACGAGACCCGAGGCGAGATAGTCAAGGCATACGTCATAGCCCAACCGGGTGAAGAGCTTTCTCGCAACGATGTCATCGCCTACTGTCGAGAAAAGCTTGCCAACTACAAGGTCCCCCGCAAGGTTGAGTTCAGAAAGGATCTGCCAAAGACCATGGTAGGCAAAGTCCTCCGCCGCGCTTTGCGTGATGAGGAAATAGCCAAAGCCGAAAGTAAAAAGACACTCAAAAAGGCAAAAAAAGAAGCAGCAAATGCCGAATAA
- a CDS encoding right-handed parallel beta-helix repeat-containing protein has product MPHKALISSRCICLTVTAFLAVILFTFPAQAADATVFGTGSPAQDVPNVQSAVDKGGSILLKGQFNFGSDGRIKITKNVRITGETDAVGEPKTTITGGFWTLYAPLPYKDAPPSAKGPLVAVSSIRFDGAKGTPLHFPHVSGLDVRGCTVTDVIPQQVDIEWAEGDSLAFQAGIVVGNRIVHTKGPLGKAAGGTIRIENNRFFMENKRPDTTSGYGVLADWTTGAELIIKDNIILRTSRNGIEVLDNALDAKGNGSITIAGNRITTDEEGIPYPHKYGPNGIVAGWYFDTRGGADFSRNNRIAITGNRIEGRGEASTGILLYANDIVATCNDIIMGGGNSARGIVQTGSRGFFANNRVRGEGRYAVYCYPFESLKATANTFAWTELNDFTGIKGQILLGGQVNVVVGTAQSLLDKGKGNRLVNTPPCALPEVDPEGESWEPVE; this is encoded by the coding sequence ATGCCGCACAAAGCTCTCATATCCTCACGTTGTATCTGCCTCACTGTCACGGCATTTCTTGCCGTTATCCTTTTCACATTCCCGGCCCAAGCCGCCGATGCGACCGTCTTCGGCACCGGCTCACCGGCTCAGGACGTGCCTAATGTCCAGTCAGCCGTAGACAAGGGCGGATCAATCCTGCTCAAAGGGCAGTTCAATTTCGGGTCTGATGGGCGTATAAAGATCACCAAAAATGTCCGCATTACCGGCGAGACCGATGCCGTTGGGGAGCCAAAGACGACCATCACAGGAGGCTTTTGGACACTGTACGCCCCGCTGCCATACAAGGACGCCCCGCCGTCTGCAAAAGGCCCGCTCGTGGCTGTGAGCTCCATCAGATTCGATGGAGCGAAAGGCACCCCACTTCACTTCCCGCATGTGAGCGGTCTGGATGTACGTGGATGCACCGTGACCGATGTCATCCCCCAGCAGGTAGATATTGAATGGGCCGAAGGAGACAGCTTGGCATTCCAGGCCGGAATCGTCGTGGGTAACCGCATTGTCCACACCAAAGGGCCGCTTGGCAAAGCCGCCGGCGGAACAATCAGAATTGAAAACAATCGCTTCTTCATGGAAAACAAGCGTCCTGACACCACCAGCGGATACGGTGTGCTTGCGGACTGGACCACAGGCGCAGAACTCATTATCAAGGACAACATCATTCTTCGCACCTCCCGCAACGGGATCGAGGTTCTGGACAACGCACTGGACGCCAAGGGCAATGGTTCCATCACTATTGCCGGCAACCGCATCACCACTGACGAAGAAGGCATCCCCTATCCACACAAATATGGTCCAAATGGCATTGTTGCAGGCTGGTACTTTGATACACGCGGCGGAGCAGATTTCTCGCGCAACAACCGTATTGCCATCACCGGCAATCGCATTGAGGGCCGAGGAGAAGCTTCCACCGGCATTCTGCTCTACGCTAACGACATCGTGGCGACCTGCAACGACATCATCATGGGCGGCGGAAACAGTGCACGCGGCATCGTCCAAACCGGCTCGCGCGGCTTTTTTGCCAACAACAGAGTCCGTGGAGAAGGGCGATATGCTGTCTACTGCTACCCGTTCGAATCACTCAAGGCCACGGCCAACACTTTTGCATGGACAGAACTCAATGACTTCACAGGTATCAAGGGACAAATATTGCTTGGCGGACAGGTCAACGTTGTTGTCGGTACTGCCCAGTCCCTGCTCGACAAAGGCAAGGGGAACCGGTTGGTCAACACGCCGCCCTGCGCCCTACCTGAAGTGGACCCCGAAGGTGAATCCTGGGAACCTGTAGAATAA
- a CDS encoding DUF2325 domain-containing protein — protein MCAALVGGMDRLKREYVIEAKKNGIKLKHFTGKERKISQSLGNVDFVVMFTNKVSHKARKDVLDAVRGKDVPVYMHHSCGISTLRKQLDEVAG, from the coding sequence ATGTGTGCGGCTCTCGTAGGTGGAATGGACCGACTGAAAAGGGAATACGTGATAGAAGCCAAAAAGAACGGCATCAAGCTCAAGCATTTCACGGGGAAAGAAAGAAAAATATCCCAATCCCTGGGCAATGTAGATTTTGTCGTCATGTTCACCAACAAGGTGTCACACAAAGCCCGTAAAGACGTCCTTGACGCAGTGCGCGGCAAGGACGTTCCGGTATACATGCATCACTCCTGTGGGATCAGCACTCTTCGTAAGCAGTTGGATGAGGTCGCTGGTTAA
- a CDS encoding winged helix-turn-helix transcriptional regulator — MAEHIENTSTGMLITDGCYLKPSKSTRVLAILDALSRDSSLSQFELGRQLHLSGAMVNQYLKQLQSEGLVEFCPVNGKSYNYTLTDKGHQSRQRMFSDYSSETVRLYSTIKEFVLDRLSFLESRGERKLALFGASETCEVVLSALRDTGFQILALLDNNTKKQGQIFNGHVVSAPHVLEQVDCDAVVITSFGKQAEIYEQLKPYSEKRGFQIVRF; from the coding sequence ATGGCAGAACATATTGAAAACACGAGTACCGGAATGCTGATAACCGACGGATGCTACCTGAAGCCGAGCAAGAGTACGCGTGTGCTTGCCATCCTGGACGCCCTGTCAAGGGACTCCAGCCTTTCTCAATTTGAGCTTGGCAGACAGCTTCACCTGTCTGGGGCCATGGTCAACCAATACCTCAAGCAACTTCAGTCCGAGGGGCTGGTCGAGTTCTGTCCTGTGAACGGGAAGAGTTATAATTACACTCTTACGGACAAGGGGCATCAGTCCAGGCAGCGGATGTTTTCGGATTATTCGTCCGAAACGGTCCGTCTGTATTCGACCATCAAGGAATTTGTTTTGGATCGGCTCAGTTTTTTGGAGAGTCGAGGAGAAAGAAAGCTGGCGTTGTTCGGAGCATCCGAGACCTGTGAAGTGGTTCTGTCCGCTCTCAGGGATACAGGATTTCAGATCCTGGCGCTTCTTGATAATAATACGAAGAAACAGGGGCAGATTTTCAACGGACATGTGGTTTCCGCACCACATGTTCTGGAACAGGTGGACTGCGATGCCGTGGTTATCACCTCTTTTGGCAAGCAGGCCGAGATTTATGAGCAGCTCAAGCCGTATTCCGAAAAGCGCGGATTTCAAATTGTGAGATTCTGA
- a CDS encoding chemotaxis protein has product MSQTDILLETGTNELEIIEFFINEVTEKGIETHYFGVNVAKVLEVVEAPDGLEGSEAAVHPSFLGTIPLRDLILPVVDLSVWLKIDKADDVNEPVIVTEFNAMITGFLVSGVTQIHRVNWADVEPPCKYFSSLDTNCITGTVKINDRFVLMLDLEQVLSDLDESGQTQANLSDLVSDERYRALVADDSTSVRQLLEKNFSNANFEVTMVGDGAEAWAKLMDIKAKATEEGKSPLHYLDAVVSDVEMPQMDGYTLTRRIKEDPVLKVLPVTLFSSLISKSVLHKGKAVMADAQVTKPEFNGLTQKVIELIQSWEGRENV; this is encoded by the coding sequence ATGAGTCAGACGGATATTTTGCTGGAAACAGGAACTAATGAGCTTGAAATCATTGAGTTCTTCATTAATGAAGTGACAGAGAAAGGCATTGAGACCCATTATTTCGGCGTCAATGTGGCCAAAGTCCTTGAGGTGGTCGAAGCCCCGGATGGACTCGAAGGGTCGGAAGCTGCCGTTCATCCGAGTTTTCTTGGTACTATCCCATTGCGTGATCTGATCCTGCCGGTTGTCGACTTGAGCGTTTGGCTGAAAATCGACAAGGCTGATGATGTGAATGAACCTGTAATTGTCACAGAATTCAATGCCATGATCACTGGCTTTCTGGTGTCCGGTGTGACGCAGATTCATCGTGTGAATTGGGCTGACGTCGAACCTCCCTGTAAATATTTTTCTTCTCTGGACACCAATTGTATTACTGGAACGGTTAAGATCAATGATCGTTTCGTGCTCATGCTCGATCTTGAACAGGTTTTGTCTGATCTTGATGAGTCTGGGCAAACTCAGGCCAACCTGAGTGATTTGGTCTCGGATGAACGCTACAGGGCCCTTGTCGCTGACGATTCAACATCTGTTCGACAGTTGTTGGAAAAGAATTTTTCTAATGCGAATTTCGAGGTGACTATGGTCGGCGATGGCGCTGAGGCCTGGGCGAAACTGATGGACATCAAGGCCAAGGCTACGGAGGAGGGCAAAAGCCCCCTGCATTATCTTGATGCCGTTGTGTCTGATGTGGAAATGCCTCAAATGGATGGCTACACGCTAACCCGCCGGATTAAAGAAGACCCTGTTCTCAAGGTGTTGCCTGTCACCCTGTTTTCCTCGTTGATATCAAAATCGGTCCTTCACAAGGGCAAGGCCGTTATGGCCGATGCCCAAGTGACTAAACCGGAGTTCAACGGTCTGACGCAGAAGGTGATTGAATTGATTCAGAGCTGGGAAGGACGAGAGAACGTTTAA
- the groL gene encoding chaperonin GroEL (60 kDa chaperone family; promotes refolding of misfolded polypeptides especially under stressful conditions; forms two stacked rings of heptamers to form a barrel-shaped 14mer; ends can be capped by GroES; misfolded proteins enter the barrel where they are refolded when GroES binds): MAKAIDYKAVAREGMQNGVNILANAVKVTLGPKGRNVMLEKTWGAPQVTKDGVTVAEKIDLEDKLENMGAQMVKEVASKTNEIAGDGTTTATVLAQSIFNEGVKLLAAGQNPMSIKRGIDMAVEALVDELDAMAKPVKKSSEIAQIGSISANNDMTIGEILAEAVERVGDNGVITVEESQGLTTELNVVEGMQWDQGYLSPYFINDGDKQAAVYENPFILLSEGKISNIKPLVPILEAVAKAGRPLLIVAETVENEALAGLTINAMRGSLKVCAVKAPGFGERRKDMIRDIAIMTGATPVSEDTAVTLESIQPNDFGTAKKVVVDKNNTLIVDGAGDKEAVTRRCEEIMNMANNASSDYDREKLQERLAKMVGGVAVIKVGAPTEIEMKERKDRVEDALNATRAAVDEGIVAGGGTALVRAGKALAKVKGANTTEQAGVDIIARAIEEPLRQIANNCGLEGTVIVEKVKALKGNNGFNAATGEYTDLVKAGVIDPKKVTRIALQNAASVASMLLTTECAISEAVIEED; this comes from the coding sequence ATGGCGAAAGCAATTGATTACAAAGCGGTTGCCCGTGAGGGCATGCAGAACGGCGTGAACATTCTGGCCAACGCCGTCAAGGTGACTCTCGGCCCCAAAGGCCGCAACGTCATGTTGGAAAAGACCTGGGGTGCTCCTCAGGTAACCAAGGACGGCGTGACTGTAGCCGAGAAAATCGATCTGGAAGACAAGCTCGAAAACATGGGCGCACAGATGGTCAAGGAAGTCGCTTCCAAGACTAATGAAATCGCCGGAGACGGAACCACCACAGCTACAGTGCTGGCCCAGTCCATCTTCAACGAAGGCGTGAAACTGCTGGCCGCCGGTCAAAACCCCATGTCCATCAAGCGCGGCATTGACATGGCTGTCGAAGCCCTGGTCGACGAGCTGGACGCAATGGCCAAGCCGGTCAAGAAAAGCTCCGAGATAGCCCAGATCGGCTCCATTTCCGCCAACAATGACATGACCATCGGTGAGATTCTTGCCGAGGCCGTGGAAAGAGTCGGCGACAACGGCGTCATCACCGTTGAAGAATCTCAGGGACTGACCACCGAGCTGAATGTCGTCGAGGGCATGCAGTGGGATCAGGGATACCTTTCCCCCTACTTCATCAACGACGGCGATAAGCAGGCCGCTGTGTATGAAAATCCCTTCATCCTGCTCTCCGAGGGCAAAATTTCCAACATCAAGCCGCTGGTTCCCATCCTGGAAGCCGTGGCCAAAGCTGGCCGCCCCCTGCTCATCGTCGCAGAGACAGTTGAGAACGAGGCGCTTGCCGGTCTGACCATCAACGCCATGCGCGGTTCCCTGAAAGTCTGCGCCGTCAAGGCTCCCGGCTTTGGTGAACGTCGCAAGGACATGATCCGCGACATCGCCATCATGACCGGCGCGACTCCGGTTTCCGAGGACACCGCTGTCACTCTGGAATCCATTCAGCCGAACGATTTCGGTACCGCCAAGAAAGTGGTAGTTGACAAGAACAACACCCTGATCGTGGACGGTGCCGGTGACAAGGAAGCCGTGACTCGCCGTTGCGAAGAGATCATGAACATGGCCAACAACGCTTCCAGCGACTACGATCGCGAAAAGCTTCAGGAACGTCTGGCCAAAATGGTCGGCGGCGTTGCCGTCATCAAGGTCGGTGCTCCCACCGAGATCGAGATGAAAGAGCGCAAGGATCGCGTGGAAGACGCTCTGAACGCTACCCGCGCAGCCGTTGACGAAGGTATCGTCGCTGGCGGCGGCACCGCTCTGGTCCGCGCTGGCAAAGCCCTGGCCAAGGTCAAGGGCGCCAACACAACCGAGCAGGCCGGTGTGGACATCATCGCCCGCGCCATTGAAGAGCCTCTGCGTCAGATCGCCAACAACTGCGGCCTTGAAGGCACCGTGATTGTCGAAAAGGTCAAGGCTCTCAAAGGCAACAACGGCTTCAACGCCGCTACTGGCGAATACACCGATCTGGTCAAGGCAGGCGTCATCGACCCGAAAAAAGTCACCCGTATCGCCCTGCAGAACGCCGCTTCCGTAGCCAGCATGCTGCTGACCACCGAGTGCGCCATCTCCGAGGCCGTCATCGAAGAGGACTAG